In Methanofervidicoccus sp. A16, the sequence CAAAGATCTCTTCATCCTCCTCTAACACCTTTATCTCATCGATATAGAGCATGAGATCCTCCACCTTTGAATGTTTACATCCCACCATTAGATCCAGGGCTCTAACCCATCCCTCAAGTTTCCCATCTTCAACTACTGGAGCGTAGGTTTTGTTCTTTCTATACATCAACTCAATAGCCTCCCCTCCCACCATATCGGGAGACAGTGTTATAAAATCTCTATTCATTATCTCTTTAACCTTAGGCATCTTTACCCTCGGAATTTTTTGTTATTAATAAGAAATATACAGTGTATCGAGTCTTTCCTACTCTATTTAGTATTTAAGAGTATCTTGAAGAGATTAATAAATAATAATAATCTGGATTACTTTTTCATATAACTTCCTTTAAATAACAATGATATTTTTTATTTTTATGATTTTATTTATTTTTTAACTTTGTTTTTAATATTATTTTAATATTTAACTCTAATTCCCATCAAAAAATCCTGATAAGAATAGCAATAATTATAATAAAAAAGTTAATTATAATAAAAATATAAAAAGAAGATATTAAAATCAAAATAAGAGATAAATAATCACCTCCTAGGACGCTCTAAGACACTATGGAAGTGGAGTAGATCCTTCTTAGCAGGTTGCTATTATTAATTTTGTTAAAAGTATTATATTTTAATTATAACCTTAGTTCCCACCAAGGAGTAATTAAAAAATAATAAAAGATAATCAATATAATTATAAATCATAATGAAAATAATCAATATAAAACCTATTCTTTTAAAGATCTTTCCGAACCTTTAGGTAAGATAGAAAATCATATTCTGATATCCACTAATTAGAAGGTATTCAGAGGATCATTCTCCTCCAATCTTCTTTTTAAAAATGTTATATCTGGGTTATAGAAGTTTTTATTTTAAACATTTTCTTTATTTTTTTATCTTATTATTTTTTATAATTATTTTTATTATTTTTTAAACTATTCTTTTGATGGGAAGTAGGGTTTTAATTATAATTTTTATTATTTAAATCATTACTTTAATGAAAATTAAGGTTTTAATATCTATAATAATCATTTATTACTTTATTAAGATCATTTCGATAATTGTTTATCCAAATATTGTAAAAATTCTCTATTAAAGGTGAAAACGTTGAAGGTGGCTGCACTCTACTCTGGAGGAAAGGATTCTGCATATGCCCTGTGGTGGGCGCTACATCAAGGCTGGGACGTTAAGTACTTAGTAAATGTAGTACCTGAAAACAGAGAGAGTTATATGTTCCATGTTCCCAATGTAGAGTTAACAGAGTTAGTCTCCCAGAGTACAGGTATCCCCCTTGTAAGGGTATATACTAAGGGAGAGAAGGAGAAAGAGGTACTGGATCTAAAGAGAGCCTTAGAGAAGTTGGATATTGATGGAGTGGTTAGTGGGGCGATTGCAAGTGAATACCAGAGGAGGAGGATAGACCACATATGTGAGGAGTTAGGTATAAGGTCCTTCGCTCCACTCTGGCACAAGGACCAGGAGTTGATACTTAGAGATGCTGTCAAGTTCTTCCAGTTTAAGATCGTCAGTGTGTCTGCATACGGGTTAGGGAAGGAGTATCTTGGAAAAACTATCGATGAGAACAATCTCCAAAAGTTAATAGAAGTTATGGAGAGGTATGGGATAAATAAAGCCTTTGAGGGTGGAGAGGCTGAGACCTTTGTCTTCGATGCACCTTACTTTAAAAAGAAGATAGTTGTAGTAGATTACGAGATCCTCTGGGATGGAAGATCTGGAGTTTATATAGTCAAAGAGGCCAAACTAGTTGATAAGTACTAACATAGAGTCCTATGGGATGCTGGGATACTGAGGGTACTGTTACAGTTGGGACATTGAATTGTAGTTTCCCCAGATTTGTAGTTTGCCTCAAAGGGTTTTTTACAGTTAGGACACAGCCATATCCTCTTGGAGGTTTTCACACATTCTCCAATATCGCCAACTGTTGGATACCTTTCACAGGATCTATCGCTGTTGTCCTTCTTATACCTAAAAAAAGATTCAACTGTACTTAGATATAGATTTACAGTAGATTTGTTTATACACTCCTCCCCACCACATATGGGACAGAGGATTTTTAACTCCTTTTTATCTTTAGTACTCATGATATAACCTCACTGGAAATAATATTACTGATATTTTATCTATTACAATAGTTTATAAATACTTTGTTTAGAGACTGCATATAGTAAAAATCTGATAAAAACAATTTTCCTAGAATTGAGCATTTCATATTTTTTATTTTTAATTAATTATTATTTTTTTAATAATAATTTTTACTTTTAACTTTTATATATAATTAGAAGTAAGTTTACCATTTTTATAGGATTACTTTATTATTACTGACAATCCAATAAATACCTTTCTTTTATTATGGTGAAAAAATATGATCTACTGTTTAGGTCCTAAAGGAAGTTACTCTGAAATGGCTGCTAAAATATTCTCTAAAATCCTGGGAAAAAATACTATAGTATGTTGCAACTCTATATACGATGTTTTTCAGGCGTTAGAAAACAGTGAAAATGACGCTTATGGTGTTGTACCATCTGAGAACTCCATAGAAGGATCTGTATCTCTTACCCAGGATCTACTATTGGAGTTCTACGACAAGATCAGAATATATGGAGAGTTGGATATAAATATTAATCACTGTCTAGTGGGATATAACAAAGAAAAGATAAAGAGAGTATACTCCCATCCCCAGGCACTTGCCCAGTGTAGAAAGTATATAAAAAAGCATGGTTGGGAAGTTGTGCCAGTATCCAGTACCGCCAAGGCTGTTAAGTTGGTTAGATCTCTAGGAAGTGAAGAGGTTGGAGCAATTGCCTCAAAGGAGGCTGCTAAACTCTACAATTTAAAGGTCCTTGAGGAGGGAATACAGGATTACAGAAACAACACCACAAGGTTTATACTTATTGGAAGAAAAGGATCAAAGTTGGAGTTAAAGGGAGATGAGACGAAAAAATCTACAGTTATAGTAAAACTGATAGAGGATAGGCCAGGTGCTCTATACGAGATATTAAAGGTATTCAACGATTTTAAGGTCAATTTAACGAGGATAGAGTCAAGGCCCTCAAAGGAGGAGTTGGGCAACTATATATTCTACATCGACTACATAACTCCTGACAATGAGGAGGATCTTATAGAGGCGTTAAAGAGGCATGTGGCATATATAAAACATTTAGGAAGTTATAGGGTTTTTAGTAGGGGTTGATCTATTTTTTAAGGGATGCTATAATCAAGTATCATTAAACTAATAAAAATAATAAAAAGAATAATTAAAATCAGAATGATAGTTTAAAAGAATTAAATAAAAATAAAAAATAATTATATAAAATTAAAAACTTTTCTAATCAAAAGTTAATAAAGAAAGTTAGATGAAATTATTATATTTACTTTTTTATCTCCATTATTTTTATTATGGTTATTATTTTTATTATTCTTCTAATTACAATCTTGATGGGAACTGAGGTTTATTCTTATTTTTTATTAAGATTTTTGATAGGGAACTTAAATAGTAAAAAATTAAAAAAAACAAAAGAGTGTAAAAGATTCTGTTATAACAAATTATTATCTTTTAACCGGCAAATATTTACTCCTTTTAACAATTTTAACATTTATAGAGATTTTAGACGTGTTATTTCAATATAGTGAAAACCAAAAATAAAAATTTTTAATTACAAACCTCCATCTAACTTATTTACAATCTCTTTAATCTCCTCTACCTTCTCCTTCATGATCTCCTCAGTATCTCCCTCCAAGTTCAACCTTAGGAGAGGTTCAGTGTTGGAGGGCCTTATGTTGAACCACCAACCTTTACAGTACACAGAGAGTCCATCTAATTCCTCTATTTCACAGTTCTTATATATCTCCTTCAGTCCCTCCAGTATCCTTCTCTGATCCTTTACCTTGAAGTTTATCTCGCCACTGTGGTAGTACTTCTTATACTCCCTCCATATCTTTGAGAGAGGTTCCCCTCTCTCCTCCATAGTGGACAGTATGTAGTTTAAGGCGATTAAGGGACCTTCGAAGTATCCTATCTCCTTGAAGTAGAAGTGATTTGAAAGTTCCCCTGCAAACTCCCCATCTATCTCCTGCATAAGTTTCTTTATAAAGTAGTGTCCCACCCTACTCTTTACAGGAATTCCTCCGTATCTCTCTATTACCTCGGGAACAACCTTACTACACCTTAGATCGTATATTATCTTTACCCCCTCCTTTTCCCTCAGTATCTCCCTGGATATTATGGCAGTGATCATATCCCCCTGGAGAACATCACCTCTCTCATCAACTATACCTATTCTGTCCCCATCTCCATCGAAGATTATCCCAATATCACAGTTGTTATCCCTTACAGTTTTTATAATATCCCTTAGACAGGAGATCTTCAAGGTATCAGGTTGATGTGCCGGAAAGGTTCCATCTGGGTAGTCGTTTATAAATATATGGTCCTTCAACAACTCCTCCAGTATCTCCTTCTCTACAATGGAGGTACTGCCGTTGGCAAAATCAACTGCCACCTTTATATCGTAGGAATTACACCTCTTTAAAAAGAATCTCTTATACTCCGATGAGACATCAACCTTTAACTCCTCTAAATCTATCTCCTCAACTTCCCTCCTTTGGGAATCTTCTAATTTCTCCTTTTTAAATATTGGCTTTATCTCCTCTACTGGAGATATAGGGAGTGCATTCCTATCACACATTTTAAAACCTGTATACTCTGGAGGGTTGTGAGAGGCAGTTATAATTACTCCTAAGTCATATCTATTCCTTGTGCCGAAGTACATAAGGGGCGTAGATATGGTACCTCCGTAGGATACCTTACCTCCAGATTCCATTATACCAAATATAAATGGTTTCAGGAGTTCCTTTGAACCTATCCTTACATCGTTGGCGACAAGTATATTCTTGTATCCCTCTCCTAGAACTCTACCTAAGGAGTATGCAAAGTTCTCATCTAGTTGTTCCCTAAATATGCCCCTTATATCATAGGCTTTAAATACCAAGGTATCACCTAAGTACTGAGAATATTAAATTTATTATTTTTATTTTAATATTTATAAAATGGGAGAAAGATTTTTTCTTAATTTTTATAAATATTATTATAATCATTATTTTTATTATTTGAATAACAATTCTATTACAGGGATAAAATGCTAAAAACTGAAAACCTCTCTGTTGGATATGGTAACTACATTGTAGTAGAAGGCATAAACTTAGAGATAAAGGAGAGGGAGATACTCTGTATAATAGGACCTAATGGAGCGGGAAAATCTACACTTCTAAAGACCATAGCCACATATTTAGAACCTAAGGGAGGAGTTGTCTATTTAAACGGTAGAAATATTCACAGGTTATCTCCCAAGGAAATTGCAAGGGAGATGTCTGTAGTACTAACCGAGAGGGTTAATCCAGGTAATCTAACTGGGTACGATATCGTTGCTATAGGTAGACATCCCTATACAGATATATTTGGAAGATTAAGTGAGAGGGATAGGGAGGTAATAGAGTACGCAGCGAAATCTGTAAATGCAACACATCTGTTAAGTAAGAACTTCTTTGAGATGAGTGATGGAGAGAGGCAAAAGATAATGATAGCGAGAGCCCTCGCCCAGGAACCTAAGGTACTCATATTAGATGAACCTACAAGTTTTCTAGATGCAAAACATAAGATAGAACTAACTATACTACTTAGAAAACTTGCAATAGAGAACAACTTGGCGATAGTGGTTACACTACATGATATAGAGTTGGCCCTTAGGATAGCAGATAAGATGGCTCTTATTAAAGATGGTAGAATTATCGCCTATGGATGTCCAGAGGATGTCATGAAGAGGGAGGTTGTAAATAATCTTTACGATTTGAAGAGTGCAAACTACAGTGAGGTGTTGGGATACTTCGAGTTGAAATCCTCTGGGAGGAGGAACTGTAAGGTATTTCTAATATGTGGAGGGGGCACAGGTGCCAATGTAATGAGGTTCCTCGTTAAAAATGGATACAAGGTGGCTGTTGGAGTACTCCATAAAAACGATATAGACTATACAGTTGCTGAAACTATGGGACTGGAGATAGTGGAGGAGGAGCCTTATAATCCTATATCCCAGAGGAGTTATGAGAGGGCATTAGAGGAAATCAGATCCTCCGATGTTATTATATATACAGATTTTCCCCTTGGAGAGATGAATAAGTTAAATAGGGAACTTGTGGAGGAGAGTATAAAACTTGGTAAGTACATGATAAAGTACGATGGATGTGTGGAGAGGTTGAAGGAAAGGTTAAATGAGTATTATAACTATTCTAACCTCTAACAGTTTATATATTTTGTATTTTCTGTAAGTGTTATAGTTTTTATATTAATGTTTATAATAGAAATCTTTATATAATATTCTTTTAATTATTTAAAACATTCAAAAAATTTTGAATGTTCTATATTTTTTAAACAAAAGTATTACCTGTGAAACTATGGAGGAGATCAAAGAGACAATTATTGAATTATTCTCCGATATTGCAGAGATACATGGACATAGTAGATCCCTTGGAAAGATCTACGCAATTCTCTACCTCGCCGACAAACCTCTCTGTATAGAGGATATAGTTAAGGAGTTGGGGATGAGTAAGGGAAATGTAAGTATGAATCTGAACAAACTTGAGGAGATAGGTCTTGTTAAAAAGATCTGGATAAAGGGAGATAGGAGAAACTACTACAGATGTGTGGGAGGTTTCTCCTCCTACAAAGATATCGTTAAAAGGAAGTACGAGACTATCTCCAGAGCCTGTGATAAGTTGGAGAAGTTAAAAAAGAAGTACAATATTGGTGAAAATGACAGTATCTCTAAAAAGTTGAAACGTATTGAACGTATGAGAGAGGTGTCAAGGAGAGTGTTGGAGGTGCTTGAGGAGATAGATAAAGATCTCGGTGAAGAGATATGATCGAAGATATACTGAGAAAAATTGCTATCTTTTCAGAGAGAAGGCCCTTCCTTATGTTAGTGATCATTTTAATAATCACTATCTTTGCAGGGATAGGGGCAACGAAGGTTAAATTTCAAACAGCCTTTGAGAAAATGCTCCCACAGGATAATCCTGTTATAGAGACACTCTACGAGGTAAGAGACAACTTTGGAGGTACAGATATTATATCCATCTGTATAAAGTTGAAACCTTCAGATAGTTCAGATAAGGTGAATGACATAAGAGATCCTAGGGTTCTAAGGTATATAAAAATTCTAGAGGCTGATCTGGAGGAAATAGATGGTATTACAGGTGTAAATTCTCCTGTGGATGTTATAATTGAGAGAAATAACGGGACTGTTCCCAATGACATAGAGACTGTAAAGGAGATCTACAACTCACTGCCAGAGGATGCTAGAAATGGAATTTTCAATCATGACTACTCCATGGTTGTGGTAAATGCCTACACAGATGCAGGAGGAGATCAGGAAAAACTTATGGAAGTTATGAAGGACATCTATCAACGAATTGAAGATTCACCTGTCCCTCCTGGTATTGAGGTAGTATGTACAGGTACTCCTCCTATGAGAAGACTTCTGGATAATCTTATGAGGGAGAGTCAGATATTCACAACCTTAATCGGTGGAATAGGTGTATTAATTGTACTCTTCTTCTACTTTAGGAAGCCCCTCTCCACCATCATGCCCCTGATACCTATAGTAATAGCGGTGATATGGACAGGAGGTGCTATGGGATTACTTGGCATCCCTGTAGATATGGCGACTGCAGGTATAGGTTCCCTACTCCTCGGTATAGGTATAGACTACGGTATTCACCTTATGCACAGGTACGAGGAGGAGCGTAAGAAGGGGAGGGATGTGGCAGAATCTATAGAAACCGCAGTTGTAAGTACTGGGATGGCTGTGATGGCCACTACAGCAACGACAGTTGCTGGTTTCTTAGCCCTTGTAATCGCCCCTCTACCTATGATGGCAAACTTAGGTAAGGTATGTGCATTGGGTATAACCTTCTGTATGATCTGTGTAATCACTCTACTTCCAGCACTCCTCGTCATCGAGGAGAGGTATATACTACCCCTGTTTAAAAAGGAGAGGTAATTAGGTGATACTGTGATATCTAAGAGAGGTTTTGGAGTACTGTTGATACTGATGATAATAGTAATTACAAATGTAGAGGCTCTAAGTTTAGGAGAACTTCAATACTCCCCTGAAGTTATATACCCTGGAGATGATGTAGATCTCTGGATCAAGGTAACTAACAACGATGAGAAGGATTTAAAAAATATAGAGGTGTCTATTAAACCTCACTATCCCTTCGAGTTGAGACAGGTTAATCCCAAGAAGGGAACCGCAGTAATACATCACCTGAATCCTGGGGAGAGTGATATAGTATACTTTAAACTTCACATAGATGAAAGTGCAATATCGAGAGAGTATAGACTGGATATAACAGTTTCCTACGACAAGATTGAATATGATAAAGGAGAGGAGATAGTAACTCACTATAATTGGACAAAGGTATACTACATTCCCGTTTATGGTACTCCAAACTTTGAGATAGAATTAATTAATAATTCTCCATCACTTACCCCTGGAAAGACAGAGAGGATCTCACTTCTAATATACAATAAAGGTACTGGGAAGGCTAAAGAGTGTACCCTATCCATCGGAGGTAATCAGTATATATCCCCTGTTGGTAGCACGAAATTTTACCTAGGTACTGTTAAACCCCAGGGGAGAAAACTTATAAACCTAAGGTTATACACCAATGGAGGCACACCTGAGGGGACCTATATTATCCCTGCAACTCTATCCTGGATAGATGAAGGAGGTAAAGTGAAAAGTGAAAACATAAACATAGGACTGACTGTTAAGGGAGATGTTCTATTAGGTGTCTCAAATGTGATCACCACTCCAAGGGAGATCAAGCCTGGAGATACCTATGTAAGGATAGATGTTACAGTGACCAACAACGGCCATGGGGAAGCAAAGGATGTAAAAGTACATCTAAAAACCTCCTACCCATTCCGGGACAGTTGGAGTAGTGCAAACTTTAAAGGTATTGGAACACTGAAGGGAGGGGAGAGTAAAACTGTCTCATTTACTGTAGATGTTGATAAATCTGCCACCTCTAAGCATTACAAGGTTCCCATCTATATGGAGTACTTAGATGTATTCAACAGAAGACACAACACAACAGAAACCATAGATATATACGTTAAATCAAAACCAGTACTTGAGATCCTCTCAAAGGAGTACACTGTAAAGGCAGGAAAGGATAATATACTTCTGATAACTGTAAAGAATGTAGGTAATGAAAAGGCGGAAGGAGTAAGGATAACTGCCATTAGAAACAGTGCCCAACCTTTTGACTATCCTAAGAAAAGTGATACAGTAGGTACATTAAACCCAGGAGAAAATGGAACTGGTGCCATCGTTGTCAGTGTAGATAGAGATGCACTACCTAAGGAGTACATTATTACCCTTGAGATAAGGGCAATTGGAGATAGGGATAAGGGAGATAACAACGTCTATATTACTCAGAAGAGTATAAAGGTTAAGGTTGAAAAAGGAGGAGGTGGGATACCTCTTCTCTTGTATTATGGAGTTATAGGGATGATAGTGGCAGGAGGAATGATTTATTATTTCAGGGAAAATCTAGATAAAAACTAAATTACCCTAATTCCCATCAAAAAATTCTAATAAGAATAACAATAATTATAAAAAATAAAAATATAAAAAGAAGTATTAAAATTATTGAAATCAAAACAAGAGATAAATAATTTCTCCTAGGACGCTCTAAGATACTGTAGGGATAAAGCAGATCCTCCCTAACAGTCTGCTATTATCAACTTTATTATTTTTTTTATTATCTAAATCTTACTTTGATGGAAATTAAGGTTTATTTTATTATTATTCCTCTTAAGATTTTTATTATTTTTTTATTATGATTATTATTTTTATTATTATTTTTTTAATCACAATCTTGATGGGAACTAGGGTATAATATTTATTCATTACTTTTATTGTCATTATTATTTTTATATAAGTTCAAGATTTTATTAGATAATAACAAAAAAATCTGGTGAGTAAATGGAGATAATAGAGAAGGCTATAAACAGTCTAAGAAATGGAAAGATAGTACTTGTCTACGACAGCGATGATAGAGAGGGAGAAACTGACATGGTTGTAGTTTCGGAGAAGATAACACCTGAACATATAAAGAGTATGAGAAAGGATGGTGGCGGCCTTATATGTACTGCAGTACATCCGGAGATCTGCAACGCCATAGGCATTCCCTTTATGGTAGATGTACTCCTTGAAGCCTCAAAGAGATACCCATTACTGAAAGAACTCTATCCTTCTGATATTCCATATGATGAGAAATCCTCTTTCTCTATTACTATAAACCATAGAAGGACATTTACAGGTATTACAGATAGAGATAGAGCGTACACCATAAGAAAACTTGCTGATCTTTGTAAGGAGAAGAGGTTTAACGACTTCGGCAAAGAATTCAGATCTCCAGGGCATGTTATTCTCCTAAGGGCTGCTGAAGGTCTTGTTAGGAGTAGAAGGGGCCATACAGAGATGACAGTGGCCCTTGCAGAGTTGGCAAATATGACTCCAATTACCACCATCTGTGAGATGATGGGAGATGATGGCTACGCCATGAATAAGAGTGAGGCTAGGAAGTATGCAGAGAAACACAACTTAGTATTTTTAAGTGGGGAAGATATTATAAACTACTACCTCGAGAGGATATAGTTATAGGTGGTATTATGGCTGTAAAGGTAGGTATTGCTGATACTACCTTTGCAAGGGTAGATATGGCATCTGCTGCGATAAAAAAACTTAAGGAGTTAACACCGAAGATAAAGATAATTAGATATACAGTACCTGGGATAAAGGATCTACCTGTGGCCTGTAAAAAACTTATTGAGGAGGAGAACTGTGAGATTGTAATGGCCCTTGGAATGCCTGGGAAGGAGGAGAAAGATAAAGTATGTGCCCATGAGGCTTCCCAGGGTATTATGATGGCCCAACTTATGACCAACAAACATATTATAGAGGTATTTGTCCATGAAGACGAGGCTAAAGATGAAAAGGAGTTAGAGTGGCTTGCAAAGAGGAGGGCAGAGGAGCACGCCGAGAATGTATACTATCTACTTTTCAATAGAAAGTTCTTAGAGAAAAATGCTGGTAAGGGATTGAGACAGGGGTTTGAAGATGTTGGGCCTGCTAGAGAATAAATTGTTTTAAATTTTAAACGATGGATAGGTTTTTATAGGATGAAAACAACAATAGATAAAAACACTTCTGTGCGGGGAGTTGGGCCCCCCTAAGTGGAGTCGAGGTTCTACGGAATAAGACTCAAGTCCATTTATGAGAGGGTAATGGAATATCCCATTACCTTCGTAAATGGACAGGCCCATAAATAGCGTATGAAATATGGTGAATAGAATGTCATTCAATAGTCAAAGAAATAATAGAAAAATACCTGTAGTTGAGGGGAAGGAGTATAAGGTAACAATTGAGGACATGGGAAGAGGAGGAGATGGAATAGCAAGAGTAGAAGGATTTGTTGTTTTTGTCCCCAATACTACAAAGGGAGAAACAATTACAGTTAAAATAACTGCAGTAAAGGATAGATTTGCCTTTGGAGAGAGGGTATAATATATCCTTTAAATTCTCTTTTTTATAATTTTTTATTTTTTATTAGGCATCAGATTTTAGAAGTTTCTCATCCCCATTCAGCCGGGGACAACTTCATCATCTGCCTGGAACTTAGTTTTAATTAGGTATATACTCCTCTAAAACGTTGAGGAGATCTTTTATTAACTTTTTCTCATTTACAGCATCTAGTTCAAAGTTAGATCTGATTATAGCATACGTATTAACATTGTTTATACTTATAGGTAATATATGGATATAATAATTTTCAAATTTAATAGATATTTTTTTAGGTTTATTCTTCGATAACTTATGAGTACGTTGAAATAGAGCACTGTACTTTGCAGAGATTTCGTCAGGATTTCTAATTGTAGATACTATAGGAAGTCCCTCTTCGGAGGTTATAGTTATACTTGTTACATCATTCTCCAATGCCACTTCTATAAGGTCGAACTTATTTGATAACTTTTCATTACTGATATTTATACTTTCAGTCGTATATCTTTTTAATTCTAACAAACTATTAACGATTTCATCTTCAAGTTTCTCTTTTTCTAACAATCTCTCCTTTTCTTTTTTAATAGTATATATATACCATCCTAACATTATTACTACCAAACCTATTAAAAAAAGTATAAGAAATAAAAATATAGAATCCATAATAGCACCTATTTTTGCACTATCTCAATATTTATCTTTGGATTTATCTCTATAACATACTGAGATAGTATATCTTCTATATCTTTTTTAATTTTTTCTACCTTTATATTTCTAAATAATCTCCCACGATAGAATATAAATCCAAGTAATGATTTAGGTATTATTTTTATGTTGCAGACACAATGGTACCCCTCGTTATAATATACCTCCATATCTATCTCAAAACTTTTTACATACTTACAACTTTCTAAATAAGAACGTATTTTTTCCTCTAGATCTTTTTTAATGCCTTCTAATTCTTCATAGGATGGCTCAAAAACATTTTTAATAAGATTTTCTATAGATTCTTCATCTGGTAATGTAATGTTAAGTTTCTCTAAAAGTTTCTCTTTATCAAGAGGTATCTCTTCCTCTATTTCTTCTATTTCTTCGCTTATTTCTTCTTTGGTATCTTCTATGTCGTTATCCTCACTAATTTCATCATCTTCTTTTAACGATTCGATATCAACTAGTGCCATCTGTGGATAGTATTCTATAAGTATCTCTACTTTATCTTCATTGTATTCAAAAATATCAACTACAATATCGGGATAGGATAAAAGTTTTTTAATCATGAAACATGCCTCTTTACCAAATAGAACTTTGTTGTTATACTCATAAGCGGCCAGTATAGGTGTTTTATCTTTATACACTATATAGCCCTTTTTATATCCATCTTCATCCTTTTTAAATATCTCCACTAGTGTATATCCTTTCAAGTAATCAGTATATTCCTTTCCCACATTCATCTTTAAAGGTTTACCTTCAGGTATCATCAATACTATATCGTAATAGTGGAACTTTTTTTCAGATTCTACTTCTTTTTCAGAACTTTTTTTCACGTCTTTACTTAAAAACATCTCTTTGTATACATCCATCATCGTATTTAATTTTTCTATAGGATATTCATATACCTCTATTATAGGTTTGTTATTTTTCATCCTCTCTATGTACTCTATAGCCTTGTCTCCAAAGGCTTCTATATCGTTATAGTTGTAGTAGTAACCAACAACAACTCCATTTTTCAGAAAGATATATCCCTCTTCAAAGCCTTTATCCCTCCTTATTGAAAGTTTAATATATCCCGTAAAATCCTTTAATTCTTTCAGTATTTCATCTACATTTTTATCTTCCACTATTTTAATTAATTTTCCCTCTATAATATATACTGTCATAATACTTCACCTTAAAGAAGAT encodes:
- a CDS encoding CBS domain-containing protein; translated protein: MPKVKEIMNRDFITLSPDMVGGEAIELMYRKNKTYAPVVEDGKLEGWVRALDLMVGCKHSKVEDLMLYIDEIKVLEEDEEIFEDLIEEMIKKEVVGYPVVNENREVVGTLSVFDLLKYFRSLK
- a CDS encoding TIGR00289 family protein, whose translation is MKVAALYSGGKDSAYALWWALHQGWDVKYLVNVVPENRESYMFHVPNVELTELVSQSTGIPLVRVYTKGEKEKEVLDLKRALEKLDIDGVVSGAIASEYQRRRIDHICEELGIRSFAPLWHKDQELILRDAVKFFQFKIVSVSAYGLGKEYLGKTIDENNLQKLIEVMERYGINKAFEGGEAETFVFDAPYFKKKIVVVDYEILWDGRSGVYIVKEAKLVDKY
- the pheA gene encoding prephenate dehydratase produces the protein MIYCLGPKGSYSEMAAKIFSKILGKNTIVCCNSIYDVFQALENSENDAYGVVPSENSIEGSVSLTQDLLLEFYDKIRIYGELDININHCLVGYNKEKIKRVYSHPQALAQCRKYIKKHGWEVVPVSSTAKAVKLVRSLGSEEVGAIASKEAAKLYNLKVLEEGIQDYRNNTTRFILIGRKGSKLELKGDETKKSTVIVKLIEDRPGALYEILKVFNDFKVNLTRIESRPSKEELGNYIFYIDYITPDNEEDLIEALKRHVAYIKHLGSYRVFSRG
- a CDS encoding phosphomannomutase/phosphoglucomutase, whose translation is MVFKAYDIRGIFREQLDENFAYSLGRVLGEGYKNILVANDVRIGSKELLKPFIFGIMESGGKVSYGGTISTPLMYFGTRNRYDLGVIITASHNPPEYTGFKMCDRNALPISPVEEIKPIFKKEKLEDSQRREVEEIDLEELKVDVSSEYKRFFLKRCNSYDIKVAVDFANGSTSIVEKEILEELLKDHIFINDYPDGTFPAHQPDTLKISCLRDIIKTVRDNNCDIGIIFDGDGDRIGIVDERGDVLQGDMITAIISREILREKEGVKIIYDLRCSKVVPEVIERYGGIPVKSRVGHYFIKKLMQEIDGEFAGELSNHFYFKEIGYFEGPLIALNYILSTMEERGEPLSKIWREYKKYYHSGEINFKVKDQRRILEGLKEIYKNCEIEELDGLSVYCKGWWFNIRPSNTEPLLRLNLEGDTEEIMKEKVEEIKEIVNKLDGGL
- a CDS encoding ABC transporter ATP-binding protein; its protein translation is MLKTENLSVGYGNYIVVEGINLEIKEREILCIIGPNGAGKSTLLKTIATYLEPKGGVVYLNGRNIHRLSPKEIAREMSVVLTERVNPGNLTGYDIVAIGRHPYTDIFGRLSERDREVIEYAAKSVNATHLLSKNFFEMSDGERQKIMIARALAQEPKVLILDEPTSFLDAKHKIELTILLRKLAIENNLAIVVTLHDIELALRIADKMALIKDGRIIAYGCPEDVMKREVVNNLYDLKSANYSEVLGYFELKSSGRRNCKVFLICGGGTGANVMRFLVKNGYKVAVGVLHKNDIDYTVAETMGLEIVEEEPYNPISQRSYERALEEIRSSDVIIYTDFPLGEMNKLNRELVEESIKLGKYMIKYDGCVERLKERLNEYYNYSNL
- a CDS encoding GbsR/MarR family transcriptional regulator, coding for MEEIKETIIELFSDIAEIHGHSRSLGKIYAILYLADKPLCIEDIVKELGMSKGNVSMNLNKLEEIGLVKKIWIKGDRRNYYRCVGGFSSYKDIVKRKYETISRACDKLEKLKKKYNIGENDSISKKLKRIERMREVSRRVLEVLEEIDKDLGEEI
- a CDS encoding RND family transporter, which codes for MIEDILRKIAIFSERRPFLMLVIILIITIFAGIGATKVKFQTAFEKMLPQDNPVIETLYEVRDNFGGTDIISICIKLKPSDSSDKVNDIRDPRVLRYIKILEADLEEIDGITGVNSPVDVIIERNNGTVPNDIETVKEIYNSLPEDARNGIFNHDYSMVVVNAYTDAGGDQEKLMEVMKDIYQRIEDSPVPPGIEVVCTGTPPMRRLLDNLMRESQIFTTLIGGIGVLIVLFFYFRKPLSTIMPLIPIVIAVIWTGGAMGLLGIPVDMATAGIGSLLLGIGIDYGIHLMHRYEEERKKGRDVAESIETAVVSTGMAVMATTATTVAGFLALVIAPLPMMANLGKVCALGITFCMICVITLLPALLVIEERYILPLFKKER